A window of the Bacteroides thetaiotaomicron VPI-5482 genome harbors these coding sequences:
- a CDS encoding DUF3800 domain-containing protein: MNKEQFTFYIDESCHLEHDHFPVMCIGYIKVPKEQTEEMKQCIKAIKRGHNILHEIKWNTISNTHIDMYKELIDYFFDSNMEFRCILVKYKDRLDNLSFNNGEHDNFYYKMIYYLLVNPYTNPSAMNNYRVFLDIKDTKGRAKLNKIQEVFSNKFHGKSPFLSFQHIRSHESQFIQLADFFIGAVTYKARGLHLKKDGSLAKKELINYIEMKSGYVLDEGTEPGEIKFNIFDHQPRKRNDSSR; encoded by the coding sequence ATGAATAAAGAACAATTTACATTCTATATAGATGAAAGCTGTCATTTAGAACATGATCATTTTCCTGTCATGTGTATTGGTTATATAAAGGTGCCAAAGGAGCAGACTGAAGAAATGAAACAATGCATAAAAGCGATTAAGCGAGGGCATAATATTTTACATGAGATAAAATGGAATACAATCAGTAACACCCATATTGATATGTATAAAGAACTTATAGATTACTTTTTTGACTCAAACATGGAGTTCAGATGTATTCTTGTTAAGTACAAAGACCGTTTAGACAATTTGTCTTTCAACAACGGCGAGCATGATAATTTTTACTATAAAATGATTTATTACTTGCTTGTCAATCCATACACTAATCCTTCTGCAATGAATAATTACCGTGTATTTTTGGATATAAAAGATACGAAAGGACGTGCAAAACTTAATAAAATCCAAGAGGTCTTCTCTAATAAGTTTCATGGTAAATCGCCTTTTCTTTCTTTTCAGCATATACGTTCCCATGAATCACAATTTATACAGTTAGCAGATTTTTTCATAGGTGCAGTAACTTATAAAGCGAGAGGTCTTCACTTGAAGAAAGATGGCAGCTTGGCAAAAAAAGAACTGATCAACTATATTGAAATGAAATCTGGTTATGTTTTGGATGAAGGTACAGAACCGGGAGAAATCAAATTTAATATTTTTGATCACCAACCTCGTAAGCGCAATGACAGTAGCAGATGA
- a CDS encoding DUF6088 family protein, translating into MIKEIRQRIENFESDYVFTYQDLNLSPERSERVIKILNRLVAEGIIAKISKGRFYKPKKSVFGMLKPKLEEVVKDFLEKDGEVIGYMTGYLAFNRLGLTTQVPNIIQIGTNVRKNKTVRGMFTISFVIQSNPITKENIPLLQLLDAIKFIKEIPDTTTSQSCKCIMTIIQNLNKKDRDELLILAKKYPPMVRALLGAMVENIYGTNKALPLWNTLNPLTLYNVKIDKQVLPEVRKWRIQ; encoded by the coding sequence ATGATAAAGGAAATTCGACAAAGAATTGAAAATTTTGAGTCTGATTATGTTTTTACATATCAAGATTTAAATTTGTCTCCAGAACGGAGTGAAAGAGTTATCAAAATCTTAAATCGCTTAGTAGCTGAAGGTATTATTGCCAAAATCTCAAAAGGACGCTTCTATAAACCTAAAAAAAGTGTTTTTGGAATGCTAAAGCCTAAGTTAGAAGAAGTTGTAAAAGACTTTCTTGAGAAGGATGGAGAAGTTATTGGTTATATGACTGGATACTTAGCTTTTAATCGATTAGGATTGACTACACAAGTGCCGAATATCATCCAAATTGGCACAAATGTACGTAAAAACAAAACGGTAAGAGGAATGTTCACGATTAGTTTCGTGATTCAGTCTAATCCCATAACAAAGGAAAATATACCTTTATTGCAGCTATTGGATGCCATTAAGTTTATAAAAGAGATACCGGATACAACTACCAGCCAATCATGTAAGTGTATAATGACTATTATTCAGAATTTGAATAAAAAAGATAGGGATGAGCTACTTATACTTGCAAAAAAATATCCTCCAATGGTGCGTGCTTTACTTGGAGCGATGGTTGAGAACATATACGGTACAAACAAAGCATTGCCATTATGGAATACACTAAATCCTCTTACTTTATACAATGTAAAGATAGATAAGCAAGTATTACCCGAAGTGAGAAAATGGAGAATTCAGTAA
- a CDS encoding DUF1896 domain-containing protein, giving the protein MNQNKSNVPVSVAEEPDELSYYRLTLLSFLRESHPDLADDESFVATRSEQAAEAFSAAVRSGLTYDDAAQQANALLFQGLHFSPLDTLVTVLWNEFAAEVPEGSARSVALQLLPECRKVFAGYTLSDDFMFSPEFGQLYDELTGTVVIWLEENGL; this is encoded by the coding sequence ATGAATCAGAATAAATCCAATGTGCCGGTATCCGTAGCGGAAGAACCGGATGAATTATCTTACTACCGTCTTACCCTGTTGTCCTTCCTGCGTGAGTCGCATCCGGATTTGGCGGATGACGAGTCTTTTGTCGCCACCCGCAGCGAGCAGGCCGCCGAAGCCTTCAGCGCAGCCGTCCGTTCCGGCCTGACCTACGACGATGCGGCACAACAGGCGAACGCCCTGCTTTTTCAGGGGTTGCATTTCTCTCCTCTGGACACGCTGGTTACCGTCCTCTGGAACGAGTTCGCCGCCGAAGTCCCCGAAGGCAGCGCACGCAGCGTGGCCTTGCAGCTGCTTCCCGAATGCCGGAAGGTCTTCGCCGGCTATACGCTCTCGGATGATTTCATGTTCAGCCCGGAGTTCGGGCAGCTCTATGACGAGCTGACAGGTACGGTTGTAATCTGGTTGGAAGAGAATGGCTTATAA
- a CDS encoding type IA DNA topoisomerase, producing MKVIIAEKPSVAQAIASVVGAHQRKEGYLMGGGYAVAWAFGHLVGLAMPESYGLSGFRREHLPILPQEFRLVPRQVREGKAYKDDPGVVRQLGVIRDLFDRCESIIVATDAGREGELIFRYVYNYLGCTKPFARLWISSLTDKAIREGLQNLREGSLYDNLYLSAKARSEADWLVGINSSQALSLAAGQGVFSLGRVQTPTLAMICSRYRENRQFEPRTYFRIKVSAAKDGIDFSALSQNRFDDLDSATARLREIKDGCMLAVTSVERREAVQEPPLLYDLTALQKEANSKLDFSADKTLTLAQSLYEKKVLSYPRTGSRYISEDVFDEIPSRIMLLRQYPRFTATASVLPDAPLNRRPVDDAKVTDHHALLITENLPEGLSQDEQAIYEMVAARLLEAFLPCCVKEMTEVALSAGGEIFTLKGAVIKSAGWRAVRGEPEEEAEETTLPGLQTGETLPLLASETVEKQTKPQPLHTESSLLSAMEHCGKEISDEQLRAGIREIGIGTPATRAAVIETLFARDYIRRDKKNLVPTEKGLAVYDTVKDKKIADVEMTAAWENTLAKIETGEADALSFRRNIEVYTAQIVTELLAATLNVAPSGEQCTCPKCRKSRILFFDKVAKCADVDCSFTLFRNKGGKILTDGQIIELATKGRTPLVKGFKSREGKSFDAALVLNPDFTIGYSFPDRKPQEKKSGRKK from the coding sequence ATGAAAGTTATCATTGCAGAAAAGCCCAGCGTGGCGCAGGCCATAGCGTCCGTAGTGGGCGCACACCAACGGAAAGAGGGGTATCTAATGGGGGGCGGATATGCCGTGGCATGGGCATTCGGGCATCTGGTCGGTCTTGCCATGCCCGAAAGTTACGGTCTCTCCGGTTTCCGTCGGGAACACCTGCCCATATTGCCACAAGAGTTCAGGCTTGTTCCCCGCCAGGTGCGAGAGGGTAAGGCTTACAAGGACGATCCCGGAGTCGTCAGGCAATTGGGAGTGATCCGGGACCTGTTCGACAGGTGCGAGTCCATCATCGTCGCCACCGACGCAGGTCGTGAGGGCGAGTTGATTTTCCGTTACGTGTACAACTATCTCGGTTGTACCAAGCCCTTTGCCCGTCTGTGGATCTCCTCGCTCACCGACAAGGCCATCCGTGAGGGGTTGCAAAACCTTAGGGAGGGAAGTCTTTACGACAACCTTTACCTCTCCGCCAAAGCCCGCAGCGAGGCGGACTGGCTCGTGGGCATCAACAGTTCTCAGGCACTCAGCCTTGCCGCCGGACAGGGCGTGTTCTCCCTGGGACGGGTGCAGACCCCCACATTGGCGATGATCTGCTCACGCTACCGGGAGAACAGGCAGTTCGAGCCACGGACATATTTCCGGATAAAGGTTTCGGCGGCCAAGGACGGCATCGACTTCTCTGCACTGTCACAGAACCGCTTCGATGACCTTGATTCGGCCACTGCCAGGCTTCGTGAGATTAAGGACGGCTGTATGCTTGCCGTCACTTCCGTAGAACGCAGGGAGGCCGTTCAAGAGCCGCCGTTGCTCTATGACCTGACCGCCTTGCAGAAAGAGGCCAACAGCAAACTGGACTTCTCCGCAGACAAGACGCTCACGCTTGCGCAAAGCCTGTACGAGAAGAAAGTGCTAAGCTATCCACGTACCGGCAGCCGTTATATATCCGAGGATGTTTTCGACGAGATCCCCTCGCGCATAATGCTCCTGCGGCAATATCCACGCTTCACCGCCACCGCATCCGTCTTGCCGGACGCACCGCTCAACCGCCGTCCGGTAGATGATGCCAAAGTCACCGACCACCATGCGCTTCTCATCACCGAGAACCTGCCCGAAGGTCTGTCGCAGGACGAGCAGGCTATCTACGAAATGGTTGCCGCACGCCTGCTCGAAGCCTTCTTGCCATGTTGCGTCAAGGAAATGACCGAAGTTGCCTTGTCCGCAGGCGGTGAGATATTCACTCTCAAGGGTGCGGTCATCAAGTCCGCCGGTTGGCGTGCCGTGCGTGGCGAGCCGGAAGAGGAGGCGGAGGAAACCACGTTGCCAGGACTGCAAACGGGTGAAACCCTGCCACTGCTCGCCTCCGAAACAGTGGAGAAACAGACCAAGCCCCAACCACTGCATACCGAGAGTTCACTGCTCTCCGCCATGGAGCATTGCGGCAAAGAGATCAGCGACGAACAACTGCGTGCCGGAATCCGTGAGATCGGTATCGGCACTCCGGCCACTCGTGCAGCTGTCATCGAAACATTGTTTGCCCGTGACTATATACGCCGGGACAAGAAGAACCTTGTGCCTACCGAAAAAGGACTGGCGGTTTACGATACGGTAAAGGACAAAAAGATTGCCGACGTCGAAATGACAGCGGCGTGGGAGAACACCCTCGCCAAAATAGAAACCGGAGAGGCCGATGCCCTCTCTTTCCGCCGGAACATAGAGGTCTATACCGCACAGATCGTTACCGAACTGCTGGCCGCCACCCTCAATGTCGCTCCTTCGGGGGAGCAATGCACCTGTCCCAAGTGCAGGAAGAGCCGCATCCTGTTCTTCGACAAGGTTGCCAAATGCGCCGATGTCGATTGCAGCTTCACCCTGTTCCGTAACAAGGGAGGTAAGATACTGACCGACGGACAGATCATCGAGCTGGCGACCAAAGGCCGCACTCCTCTTGTCAAAGGCTTCAAGAGCCGTGAGGGCAAGAGCTTCGATGCCGCATTGGTGCTTAATCCTGACTTTACCATAGGTTACTCCTTCCCGGACAGGAAACCGCAGGAAAAGAAAAGCGGCAGGAAGAAATAA
- a CDS encoding N-6 DNA methylase, with the protein MAYNKKAHLRDNIEAIRLMFRLEKEQRTATPEEAGILAAYSGFGGIKAVLSPFGKLTDILRWTQADRELFPLITELHNVLRDGAADEREYRRLVESVKASTFTAFYTPPAIVNAIASSLGEHGVSPGRFLDPSSGTGNFVSAFRSQCHSASGNTPEIVAYEKDLLTGRILARLHPEAQVNIKGFEELPPHRNGYFDVVSSNIPFGDIRVFDPSFDNGTARRFALNSLHNYFFAKGLDAVREGGVLAFITSQGVMNSAMAYPVRQYLMNRSRLLSAVRLPNNLFTDYAGTEVGSDLIILQKDTLSQREYTSLERSFVEVGTQTDGTTQNEYFEHTAAIVHTRGHVGTDPYGKPARIYLHDGGMEAIAADMKYFLDRNLSEQLDLDLYLRHSPVQEFRNLVSRPAETMQQRIAQVREINRSGNMNGHSTSTDRQTIQVERRTSTPEQPSTDARPTAAKTTPEPVMSLYDLFGFTQEERSQVRKRKTRSTKKDSGQLSLFDMPPLEQHPAPAEPTPQEKERQERERQEQERRRQEEEAARQERMKPRPYPAGLHGHHRNGSLVDDDGQIGYLSAIGGAAPVFNPLDLPERQRRRASLYIEIRDTYHHLYENEAAAHAANPALRTMLNTLYDDFIRQFGNLNDRKNIDLFRMDAGNREILSLERYIDGRAVKADIFDHPVSYNINEITHTDDVHEALTASLNKYGNVDMAYMESLTDKSQSDLLEELRGRIFYNPLSKNYEIADRFISGNVMAKAEHIEEYLQSHPDNGEARISLEALRQSLPAPIPFEDLDFNFGERWIPAGVYSRYASWLFDTDVSVRYTASSDEYSIRADMTSPRIMNQYSVRSESRIFNGIALMRHAIHNTTPNITKTVLDKTGKEMKIRDPEVTLLANSKIDEIRNGFSDWLMEQSPEFKRKMADMYNRKFNCFVRPKYDGSHQSFPGLDLKGLGIPDLYPSQKDCIWMLKQNGGGIADHEVGGGKTLIMCCAAYEMKRLGLANKPLITGLKANIHEIAQTFATAYPNAKVLYPGKEDFTPERRVEIFHRMKNNDWDAIILSHEQFGMIPQSPEIQRDILQQELDSVEENLEVLYQQGAEVSNAQIKGMEKRKMNLEVRLKELLHEIETRKDDVADFKRMGIDHLFVDESHRFKNLMFTTRHDRVAGLGNSEGSQRALNMLFALRTIQQRTGKDLGATFLSGTTISNSLTELYLLFKYLRPRELERQGINSFDAWAAVFARKSVDYEFSVTNEVVQKERFRYFIKVPELASFYSEITDFRTAADIGIDRPEKNEILHNIPPTPDQREFIQKLIEFAKTGNATVLGRPPLNEREEKAKMLIATDYARKMSLDMRLIDPLSYGDDKDNKATHCADMIAKYYNKYAGHKGTQFVFSDLGTYKPDQWNPYSEIKRKLVEDHGIPEDQIRFIQEAKTEKKRKAMIEAMNEGKIRVLFGSTEMLGTGVNAQKRCVAIHHLDAPWRPSDLQQRDGRGIRKGNEVAKLYADNKVDVIIYAVEKSLDSYKFNLLYNKQLFITQLKQNNMGCRTIDEGGMDEKGGIPFSEYVAVLSGNTDLLDKARLEKRIAGMEGERKAFQRGKGESRIKLETFLANRASNDDIIARVRKDKAAIESRMQYDKEGNRLNPLKIDGVAGDDPKVIAAKLHEIEDRERTHGQPKVIGSLYGFDIVVKTDTTVKDGLDFCENRFFVRGEGNFLYNYNNGRLAVDPKTACQNFINAFDSIPRLIEKYTRDNEAIEKELPVLEQVVGEVWKKEDELKQLKADLAALDRKILLSLKSVDAQEKSTDGVIEVVPSQPVTPDGQDNAPAAGIPVADAPPGSSSPGSVPTQDTPPAEPYVHRMPDFLADRQRTPPKLSGMPKSISIKEAMGAPGGKLVIGGVPKSGNKDDPDPDRPEKPKPKLKL; encoded by the coding sequence ATGGCTTATAATAAAAAGGCGCATCTCAGGGACAATATAGAGGCAATCCGGCTGATGTTCCGTTTGGAGAAGGAACAGCGCACCGCCACACCGGAGGAAGCGGGCATACTCGCCGCCTACTCCGGGTTCGGAGGTATCAAGGCGGTTCTTTCCCCTTTCGGGAAACTCACCGACATACTCCGCTGGACACAGGCCGACCGTGAACTGTTCCCCCTGATTACGGAACTTCACAACGTCCTGCGTGACGGAGCAGCTGACGAGCGTGAGTACAGGAGGCTGGTGGAAAGCGTGAAGGCATCCACCTTTACCGCTTTCTACACGCCGCCGGCGATTGTCAATGCCATTGCCTCTTCTTTGGGCGAACACGGAGTGTCGCCCGGCCGTTTTCTCGATCCTTCATCGGGAACCGGCAATTTTGTCTCGGCCTTCCGATCGCAATGCCACTCCGCATCCGGCAACACTCCCGAAATTGTTGCCTATGAAAAGGATTTGCTTACCGGCCGCATCCTTGCCCGGCTCCATCCCGAAGCGCAGGTCAATATCAAGGGCTTCGAGGAGTTGCCCCCGCACCGTAACGGCTATTTCGACGTGGTGAGCAGCAACATCCCCTTCGGTGACATACGTGTTTTCGATCCCTCCTTCGACAACGGCACGGCCAGGCGTTTTGCGCTGAACAGCCTGCACAACTATTTCTTCGCCAAAGGGCTGGATGCCGTCCGTGAGGGAGGAGTCCTCGCCTTCATCACCTCACAGGGGGTGATGAACTCCGCTATGGCCTATCCCGTAAGGCAATACCTGATGAACCGATCCCGGCTGTTATCGGCTGTCCGCCTGCCCAACAACCTCTTTACCGACTATGCCGGTACGGAGGTGGGCAGCGACCTGATCATCTTGCAGAAGGACACGCTTTCCCAAAGGGAATATACGTCACTCGAACGGTCTTTCGTGGAAGTCGGCACGCAGACCGACGGGACGACGCAGAACGAGTATTTCGAGCATACCGCCGCCATCGTGCATACACGTGGCCATGTCGGTACCGATCCCTACGGCAAGCCGGCACGCATCTACCTGCATGACGGGGGTATGGAAGCCATCGCCGCCGACATGAAGTATTTCCTTGACCGCAACCTCTCGGAACAGCTCGATCTGGACTTGTATCTCCGCCATTCACCCGTGCAGGAGTTCCGCAATCTGGTGAGCCGTCCGGCGGAAACCATGCAGCAACGCATCGCACAGGTGCGGGAAATCAACCGGTCCGGTAACATGAACGGACATTCCACTTCTACGGATCGACAGACGATACAGGTGGAGCGTCGGACTTCCACGCCGGAGCAGCCCTCAACGGATGCCCGGCCAACCGCCGCAAAGACCACGCCGGAGCCGGTCATGTCCCTGTACGACCTTTTCGGCTTCACACAAGAGGAGCGTTCACAGGTCAGGAAAAGGAAAACAAGGAGCACGAAGAAGGACTCCGGGCAGTTGTCCCTTTTCGATATGCCACCGTTGGAGCAACATCCCGCCCCGGCCGAACCGACTCCCCAAGAGAAAGAGCGGCAGGAGCGGGAACGGCAGGAACAGGAACGCCGCCGGCAGGAGGAAGAGGCCGCACGGCAGGAACGCATGAAGCCCCGTCCTTATCCGGCCGGCCTGCATGGACACCACCGCAACGGCTCCCTTGTGGACGATGACGGGCAGATAGGCTACCTCTCCGCCATTGGCGGGGCTGCACCGGTATTCAACCCGTTGGATCTGCCCGAACGCCAGCGACGCCGTGCGTCGCTCTACATCGAGATACGTGACACCTACCATCACCTGTACGAGAACGAGGCGGCCGCCCATGCCGCAAATCCGGCGTTGCGCACCATGCTCAACACTCTTTACGATGACTTCATCCGTCAGTTCGGCAATCTGAACGACAGGAAGAACATCGACCTGTTCCGCATGGATGCGGGCAACCGTGAGATATTGTCGCTGGAACGTTACATCGACGGCCGGGCGGTCAAGGCCGACATCTTCGACCATCCCGTTTCGTACAACATCAACGAGATCACCCATACCGATGACGTGCACGAGGCGCTCACCGCCTCGCTCAACAAGTACGGCAACGTGGACATGGCGTACATGGAGTCCCTGACCGACAAATCGCAATCTGACTTGTTGGAGGAACTGCGTGGACGGATATTTTACAATCCCCTCTCGAAGAACTACGAGATTGCCGACCGTTTCATTTCCGGCAACGTCATGGCCAAGGCCGAACACATCGAGGAATATTTGCAGTCGCATCCCGACAACGGCGAGGCACGTATTTCCCTCGAAGCCCTGCGGCAGTCGCTTCCCGCGCCCATACCTTTCGAGGATCTGGATTTCAATTTCGGCGAGCGTTGGATACCGGCGGGAGTGTACAGCCGCTACGCCTCATGGCTGTTCGACACGGACGTGTCCGTCCGTTATACCGCCAGCAGTGACGAATACAGCATCAGGGCCGACATGACCTCCCCACGCATCATGAACCAATATTCGGTGCGTTCGGAAAGCCGCATCTTCAACGGCATCGCCCTTATGCGCCATGCCATCCACAACACCACGCCCAACATCACCAAGACCGTATTGGACAAGACGGGCAAGGAAATGAAGATACGTGATCCGGAGGTTACCCTGCTTGCCAACAGCAAGATTGACGAGATCCGTAACGGCTTCTCCGACTGGCTCATGGAACAGTCGCCGGAGTTCAAGCGGAAAATGGCGGACATGTACAACCGCAAGTTCAACTGCTTCGTCCGTCCCAAGTACGACGGATCGCACCAGAGCTTTCCCGGTCTTGACCTCAAGGGGCTGGGCATTCCCGACCTGTATCCCAGCCAGAAGGACTGCATCTGGATGCTCAAGCAGAACGGAGGGGGGATCGCCGATCACGAGGTGGGTGGCGGCAAGACGCTCATCATGTGCTGTGCCGCCTACGAGATGAAGCGTCTGGGACTGGCGAACAAGCCCCTTATCACCGGCCTGAAGGCGAACATCCACGAGATCGCACAGACCTTCGCCACCGCCTACCCGAACGCCAAAGTCCTCTATCCCGGCAAGGAGGACTTCACGCCGGAGCGCCGTGTCGAGATTTTCCACCGGATGAAGAACAACGACTGGGACGCCATCATCCTCTCGCACGAGCAGTTCGGCATGATACCGCAGTCCCCCGAAATCCAGCGTGACATCCTGCAACAGGAACTGGACAGTGTGGAAGAGAACCTCGAAGTCCTCTACCAGCAGGGTGCGGAAGTGAGCAACGCACAGATCAAGGGCATGGAGAAACGCAAGATGAACCTTGAGGTCAGGCTGAAAGAGCTGCTCCACGAGATCGAAACCCGCAAGGACGATGTGGCGGACTTCAAGCGCATGGGCATCGACCACCTCTTTGTCGATGAGAGCCACCGGTTCAAGAACCTGATGTTCACCACCCGGCACGACCGTGTGGCAGGTCTGGGCAACAGCGAGGGCAGCCAGCGTGCGCTCAACATGCTCTTCGCCCTGCGCACCATCCAGCAGCGCACCGGCAAGGATCTGGGAGCCACCTTCCTGTCGGGAACCACCATTTCCAACTCGCTGACCGAGCTGTACCTGCTCTTCAAGTACCTGCGCCCCCGGGAATTGGAGCGTCAGGGGATCAACTCCTTTGACGCATGGGCGGCGGTGTTTGCCCGGAAGTCCGTCGATTACGAGTTCTCCGTCACCAACGAGGTGGTGCAGAAAGAGCGTTTCCGCTACTTCATCAAGGTTCCGGAACTCGCTTCGTTCTATTCCGAGATCACCGACTTCCGTACCGCAGCCGACATCGGCATCGACCGTCCGGAGAAGAACGAGATACTGCACAACATACCCCCGACGCCCGACCAGAGGGAGTTCATACAGAAGCTCATCGAGTTCGCCAAGACCGGCAATGCCACCGTACTGGGCCGCCCGCCACTGAACGAGAGGGAAGAGAAGGCGAAGATGCTCATCGCCACCGACTACGCCCGGAAGATGTCGCTCGACATGCGGCTCATCGATCCGCTCTCCTACGGCGACGACAAGGACAACAAGGCCACCCATTGCGCCGATATGATTGCGAAGTATTACAATAAATACGCCGGGCATAAAGGCACTCAGTTCGTTTTCTCGGACTTGGGAACCTACAAGCCCGACCAGTGGAATCCGTACAGCGAGATCAAGCGCAAGCTGGTGGAGGATCACGGCATCCCCGAAGACCAGATACGTTTCATTCAGGAAGCCAAGACCGAGAAGAAGCGCAAGGCGATGATCGAGGCGATGAACGAGGGAAAGATACGTGTTCTCTTCGGCTCTACTGAAATGCTGGGCACGGGAGTCAACGCCCAGAAGCGGTGTGTAGCCATCCATCATCTCGACGCACCGTGGCGGCCTTCGGACTTGCAGCAGCGGGACGGCCGGGGCATCCGAAAGGGCAACGAGGTGGCCAAACTCTATGCGGACAACAAGGTGGACGTGATAATCTACGCCGTGGAGAAGTCGCTTGACAGCTACAAGTTCAACCTGCTTTACAACAAGCAGCTTTTCATCACCCAGCTCAAGCAGAACAACATGGGTTGCCGTACCATCGACGAGGGAGGCATGGACGAGAAGGGAGGCATACCTTTCTCAGAGTACGTAGCGGTGCTTTCCGGAAATACCGACCTGCTCGACAAGGCACGGTTGGAGAAGCGGATTGCCGGCATGGAAGGGGAGCGCAAGGCCTTCCAGCGTGGCAAGGGGGAATCACGCATCAAACTGGAAACTTTCCTGGCGAACCGGGCAAGCAACGATGACATCATCGCCCGTGTCAGGAAGGACAAGGCCGCCATCGAGAGCCGTATGCAGTACGACAAGGAGGGCAACAGGCTCAACCCCTTGAAGATTGACGGCGTGGCAGGCGATGATCCGAAAGTGATTGCCGCCAAGCTCCACGAGATAGAGGACAGGGAACGCACGCACGGCCAGCCGAAAGTCATCGGCTCGCTCTATGGCTTCGACATCGTTGTCAAGACCGACACCACCGTCAAGGACGGTCTGGACTTCTGCGAGAACCGTTTCTTCGTGCGAGGTGAAGGCAACTTCCTCTACAACTATAACAACGGCCGCTTGGCGGTCGATCCGAAAACCGCCTGCCAGAACTTCATCAACGCCTTCGACAGCATCCCCCGCCTGATAGAGAAATACACGAGGGACAACGAAGCCATTGAGAAGGAACTCCCCGTCCTGGAACAGGTCGTCGGGGAAGTCTGGAAAAAGGAGGACGAGCTGAAGCAGCTCAAGGCCGACCTTGCCGCTCTCGACCGCAAGATCCTGCTCTCCCTCAAATCAGTGGATGCGCAGGAAAAAAGCACCGACGGAGTAATCGAAGTCGTGCCCTCCCAACCGGTAACGCCCGACGGACAGGATAACGCCCCCGCCGCCGGCATACCCGTCGCCGATGCTCCGCCCGGCAGTTCCTCACCGGGCAGTGTCCCCACACAGGACACGCCCCCTGCCGAGCCTTATGTCCACCGGATGCCCGACTTCCTCGCCGACAGGCAGCGCACTCCGCCCAAACTAAGCGGAATGCCCAAAAGCATCAGCATCAAAGAGGCAATGGGAGCGCCCGGCGGCAAGCTCGTCATCGGAGGCGTCCCCAAGTCCGGCAACAAGGACGATCCCGATCCTGACCGGCCCGAAAAGCCCAAACCCAAGCTGAAGTTATAG